The genomic window CGGGTCATGGCTCGTGAGCAGCGAGACGAGCACGCCCACCGGGAGCGAGAGCACCGCGAGCCGCCCGACCTGGTGCGCGACGAGCGCATGGTCGGGCTGGACGGGCGCTGCGCCCCGCCCCGGCGGGTCGGCATCATCGGCGGTCGGCGTCTCGGTCACCCGCGGCGGCGTGGCCGCCGTCCGGTGGGTGGCAGCACGCACGCGAGCCTGTCGGGCGGCAGGCGCGATCGCGCGAGGCGTCGCGGCTGGACCGCTGGTTGCGTCGGAAAGGGTCGTGGGAGGCATTCGACTCACGATCGGTTCTGTACGACGCCCCCCGGTGCCGACATCCCCCAATAGACCCCGACCCCGGAGTCCGCCGGTTCTGACGACAAATCCCCAGTTCAGCAGTCAGCGCTGATCAGCAAAAAACGCTGGTCAGCGACGAGCCGCTGAGTCAAACAGTAGCCCGGCCTCCGGGGAGAATGCCCGGCGGATGACGAACCGCCTCAGCGCTCGTGCTCAGCGCCCGTGCAGGCGGGATTGGTACTCTGGCAGGGTCGGCTCTGGACACCGCGTGTTGCGGATCGGGTTTGTGAGTCTTTGGGGCCGATGGTCTGGGCGCGTCCGCCCTGACGACCATCACATCGAATGGCCCCCGGCCGACGAACAGTCCGGGTAACTCCTCGCCGCCGCAGGCGGCATCGCACGCATGCGCGCGGGGGAGTGCTGTTCCGCGAGAACAACCCAGAGAAGGACACACCGTGCCCAAGAACAAGAAGCCGGCCGGCGGCCGCGCGGCCAAGAACTTCGAGCCCCGCTACGGCGCGAAGTCCAGCTATCAGGACCGCAAGCGCCGCCCGGGCGAATCGTCGGCGGGTCAGACGGGCAGCCGCAGCGCCGGCCACCGCGGCCACCGGCCCGAAGAGGCGGATGCCTCGCCCAAGCGCCGCTGGAACGCCCAGGAGCGTGCCGGCCGCGGGGAAGCCCGCGCCATCCGCACCCACGCCCACGACGACCGTCCGGCCCGCTCGCAGGGTGACCGTCCGACCCGTTCGTACGGCGAGCGGCTGGCACGCTCGCAGGGGGACCGTCCGGCGCGTTCGTACGACGATCGCCCGCGACGGGACGACCGTCCGGCGCGTTCGTACGACGATCGCCCCGCTCGCTCGCAAGGGGACCGTCCGGCCCGTTCGTACGACGACCGTCCGGCCCGCTCGCAGGGTGACCGTCCGGCCCGTTCGTACGACGATCGCCCGCGTCGGGACGACCGTCCGGCCCGTTCGTACGAGGATCGCCCGCGTCGCGATGACCGTCCCGCCCGCTCGCAGGGCGACCGTCCGGCCCGTTCGTACGACGACCGCCCGCGCCGGGACGACCGTCCCGCCCGTTCGCAGAGCGTCCGTCCTCGCCGGGACGGCGCCGCCAGCCGGTCGGATTGGAACGCTCCCGCGCGCACGGCGGCGTACGAGGCCCACGTCGACGTCGTGCACGAGCGCCTCCAGGCCGAGGCGATCCAGGCCGACAACGTCGCCGAGGCGACCTTCGGCGACCTGGGCCTCGGAGAGAACATCGTCCGTGCGCTCGCGGATCTCGGCGCCGCGTCGCCGTTCCCGATCCAGGCAGCGACGATCCCGCCGATCCTCCACGGCAAGGACGTGCTCGCGCGCGGCCGGACCGGGTCGGGCAAGACCATCGCGTTCGGTGCGCCACTCGTCGAGAGCGTGCTGCGCTCGCAGGCCGGACAGCGCCGCGAGTTCGCCCGCGCGCCGAAGGCGCTCATCCTGGCCCCGACGCGCGAGCTCGCGCTGCAGATCGACGGCACGATCCAGCCGATCGCGCGCAGCGTGGGACTGTTCACCACCCAGATCTACGGCGGCGTGCCGCAGGGGCGTCAGGCCGGCGCGCTGAAGCGAGGCGTCGACATCGTCATCGGCACTCCCGGCCGCATCGAGGATCTCGTCAACCAGGGCAAGCTCGACCTCTCCGAGATCCGCATCGTCGTGCTCGACGAGGCCGACCACATGTGCGAGCTGGGCTTCCTCGAGCCGGTGCAGCGCATCCTCCGTCACACCGCCAAGGGCAGCCAGAAGCTGCTGTTCTCGGCCACGCTCGACCGTGAGGTGGCGGCGCTCGTCGACGAGTTCCTCGTCAAGCCCGCCGTCTACGAGGTGGCCGGCGAAGACCAGGACTCGGGCACGATCGAGCACCGCGTGCTCGTGATCGAGCACCGCGAGAAGGCCGAGATCCTCGACTCGCTCGTCGCGCGCGAAGGCAAGACGCTCGTCTTCGCCCGCACCCGCGCCTACGCAGAGATGCTCGCCGACCAGTTCGACGACGCCGGCATCCGTGCGGTCGCCCTCCACGGCGACCTCAACCAGGCCAAGCGCACCCGCAACCTCGAGAAGCTCACCTCGGGTCGGGTCAACGTGCTGGTGGCAACGGATGTCGCGGCTCGAGGCATCCACGTCGACGACATCGATCTGGTGGTCCAGGCCGACGCACCCGACGAGTACAAGACCTATCTGCACCGCTCGGGGCGCACCGGCCGCGCCGGACGCTCGGGCACCGTGGTGACGCTCATCACCCGTCAGCGCCGCCGCCGCATGGGCGAGCTGCTGGACCGCGCCGAGATCGACGCGCCGTTCGAAGAGGTCGCACTCGGCGACGACCTGCTCGAGGAGCTCTCGGGCCGTCAGCTGTCCCACGTCGACCGCTGATCTCCGTCGAAGCGGCTCCACCTGAGGGTGGGGCCGCTTCGTCGTCCGGTCGCGAGATCGACCGCTGATCGCCTCGCGACGGACGCGATCCCGCGGGGGCTGATCGCGCTGACAGGGGCGGATCCGGCGGCGCCCGGGCGTCGCCGCTTTTTCGGCTCTTCCGGCGAGGTGTCGCCGCGTGCCAGAATAGGCACCAGGTAATTTGTTAGGACGGTTACCTAAATCGTTCCGACGTGCTTCACCCCACCGCAATCGAAGGAGCTTGTGTGTCGATCCCCAGAACCCCGGCGCTCTCGGCCGCCGTCATCGGAGCGCTCGTCGCCGGCCTGTTCGCGGCATCCCCCGCCGTCGCAGCCGCGGACGAGCCCACCCCCACCACCACGATCAACGGCTACCGCAACGTCGGGTACTACGGGCAATGGCGTGCGACCGGAGAAGCCCAGGCCACGATCAAGCGTCTGTTCGTCGACGGCCCCGCCGGAGAGAACCTCACGCACCTCAACTACTCGTTCGGCAACATCGCCGGTGACGAGGCGGCGCTCGACGCCGCGCGAGCGGCGGGGGTGCAGGGTCTCGACGACGTCGAGCCGTACACGTGCTTCATCTCCGACACCGCCGCACCCGGTCCCGGGCAGACCGACACCGCCGGCGATGCCGACAGCGACTTCGCGCACGCCTTCCCCGCCGACCAGTCCGTGCTCGGCATCGCCGACACGAAGAAGCAGAAGCTCGCCGGCAACTTCAACCAGCTCTCGCAGCTGAAGCGCCTGCACCCCGACCTGAAGGTCAACGTGTCGCTCGGCGGCTGGTCGTGGTCGAAGTCGTTCTCGAAGGCCGTCGCCACGCCGGAGCTGCGGTCCGGTCTCGCCGCGTCGTGCATCGACCTGTACATCAGGGGAAACCTCCCTGTGATCGACGGTCGCGGAGGTCCTGGAGCGGCCGCCGGCATCTTCGACGGCTTCGATCTCGACTGGGAGTGGCCCGGCGCGCCGGACTGGGCGCAGGAGGTCGGCAACACCGTCGATCCTGTCAACGACAAGGCGAACTTCCTCGCGTTCGTCCAGGAGCTGCGCGCGCAGCTCGACGTCGTCGAGGCGGAGACCGGGCGCGACTACGAGCTCTCGGCGTTCCTTCCGGCCGGGCCGACGCAGATCGCGGCCGGCGGCTGGAACGACCCCGAGCTGTTCGAGTACCTCGACTACGCGAACCTGCAGGGGTACGACCTCTGGGGCTCGTGGACGCCTGAGACCGGACATCAGGGCAACGTGTACGGCGACCCGGCCCACAACTGGGGTCTCGGACTGGACACGGTCGTCGCGTCGTACGTCAACGCCGGCGTCGACGCGTCGCAGCTGAACCTGGGTCTCGCCGCCTACGGACAGGGATGGCGGGATGCCGAACCCCAGCCGTGGACGGCATCCGGTGGCGGCCTCGGCCAGATCACGTGGGACCAGCTGAAGCTGCGCGACCTCGAGATCCACCACGAGCGCACCGCCGACGGCCGCTTCAACGCGACGTGGGGGTATGACGCCGCGGCGCGCGAGTTCTGGTCGTTCGACGACGAGGTGGCGGTGGCCGAGAAGACCGCGTGGGCCCTCTCGCAGGGCTTGGGCGGCGTCGACTTCTGGGAGGTCGGAAACGACGTGGCCGGCGACCTGTCCAGCGCGTCGGCCGACGTGCTGCGTGCCGCTGTCCCCGGTCCGGTCGAGGGCGCGGAACTGGTCGTGTGCGAGGAGACTGCGGATGCCGCAGCCGCGCCCTGGCACGCGCAGACCACGTACCGCGGGGGAGAGCTGGTGCACCTCGACGGCCGCGTGTTCGAGGCGCAGTGGTATGCGAAGGGCGACGAGCCCGGCGCTTCGGCGCGCGGGCCGTGGAGCACGCTCACCGCCTGCGGAACCGACCCGGCGACGGTGCAGGACTGGTACGCCGACCGCATCTACACCCAGGGCGATCAGGTCGTCTACGACGGCGTGACCTATACGGCGCAGTGGTGGAGCCGCAACGACGTGCCCGGAGCCAAGCACGGCCCCTGGAGGAGCTGACCGGCGGAGACAAGGCGGGCGTCTCTCAGGGCGCCCGCCTTTCGCGTGCTCCGGCGGTTCGGGGGCGCGGTCTGTGGCTTCGAGGGTGTGGTTGCCGCGCGTCCTGACCCCTGAGCCGGGGAGCGGTGCTTCGGGTGGCGCGCTTCGTCGCTTCGCCGCGGTCGTTGCCGCGCGTCGTGGCCCCTGAATCTGGGGCGATCAGTCGGCGAGGGCGGCGCCGATCGACGCCACGAGCGCGGGGTCGGCGCCGAGTGAGGAGAGGCGCGCGCGCAGCGCGACCTCGGCCCGGCGATACGGCTCGTCGCTCACGTAGAGGAGTGACCGGGTGTTCGCCGCTTCGAGGAACGACACCATCTCGAACGTGAGCTGACGTGCGTCATCGAGCAGGGGCAGCTCGCCGGCCGCCATCGCGTGCTCGATGCTCAGGGTGAGGTAGTCCTCCCACTCGCCGGAGGCGGAGACGATCGCGTCGCGGACGCTGCCGGGTCGCGCGTCGAACTCGACCGAGGTGGCGGCGAAGAAGCATCCGCCGCTGAAGACCCGGTCGCGCGAGTACGCCAGCCAGTCCGCCAGCAGTGCGCACACGCGCACCAGCCCGCGGGGTGTGCGTGCGCGAGCCGGCGCGACGACGCGATCGATGAACACTTCTCGCGCGGCGGCGACGACGGCGAGCTGCAACTGCTCCTTGGAGCCGAACAGCGTCGCGATGCCGCTCTTGCTGTGCCCCGAGGCATCCGCCAGTCGTCCGATCGTCAGGCCGTCGAGACCGTCGACCGTGGCGGTGTCGACGGCGTGGGCGAGCACCGCGCGGCGCGACTCGTCGCCGCGGAGGCGACGGCGATCAACGGGGGCTTGTGTCACGGGTCGAGGTTACCGTACGATCGTTCGTATTCATAAGTACGATCGTTCGTATTCTTCGGATCGGAGCACCATGAATCTCGCATTGACCGCCGCGGGCGCCACAATCCGCGGATTAGGCGCTGTGTCGCCGGGCTGGGGAGCAACCCTCGCGATGCCGCTGTTCGGTTCGGTCGCGGCGCCGCGACCGGTGCAGGCGGATGAGGAGGCGACGATGTGGCTCGCGCGTCGTCGCACCGTTCGGATCGACGGCGTCCAACGCCGGGGTGTCGAGGTCGACACCTACGAGTGGGGCAGCGGCCCGCGCACCGTGGTGCTCGCGCACGGGTGGAACGGACGCGCAAGCCAGTTCGCTGCCCTCGTGCGGGAGCTGGTCGCGGCGGGCTATCGCGTCGTGGCGTTCGACGCGCCGGCGCACGGCTCGTCGGCGGGCCGCCGCACCTACCTCGTCGACTGGCTCGATACGTTCTCGGCTCTGCAGGAGCGCCACGGGGCCTTCGACGCGATGGTCGGGCATTCGTTCGGCGGTCTGGCGACGCTCGTGGGCGTGGCCGGCGGAACGGATGCCGCACGCGTTGTCACGATCGCAGCGCCCGCTGATGCCGACCTGCTCTTGACCCAGTTCCAGGGCATGCTCCGGTACTCCGACGCGGTGTCCGCGCGCATGCGCGAGCGCTTCGCGAGCCGGTACTTCCCCGGACAGGCTGATCCCTTCGCGTGGTTGTCGAGTGTCCGGCGGCCGCTGCCCGGCGGTGTGCCGCTGCTCGTCATCCACGACGACGGCGATCGGATGGTGCCCTACGCCGAGGCCGGCAGGATTATGTCCGCGAACCCGAATGCCCGTCTGCTCACGACGACCGCGCTCGGGCACAGTCGCCTGCTCGCTGCGGATGCCGTGCTCGACGCGGTCCTCGAACACCTCGAGGCGTCGCCCAGCCCGGAGATGACGCGGACCCCGAAGGTTGCGGTCGATCGGCTGGCGCCCGTGCCGGTCGCTGCGTAGAGCCGGAGCCCGCGAGAGCCCGTACCTCTCTGTCCGCGCATGAGCGTGACCCTCGCCGTCGGTGCGGGTCGGCGTGCGCGCAGCGGATCAGAACAGGCGAGCGGATGCCTCCTCGCCGGGTGTGAGACGTGCCGCTGCCGCTCGCAGTGAAGTGGCCGCCGCGCGTCCGCGCGAGGTCGTGACGATCGGCGGTGTGCTGCGGGCGTCGGCGCGATCGGCGAGGCCCGCGACCGGAGCACCCCGCGGGCTCTCGTCTTCGGCGCTGCCGTCGAGGCCGTGCACGCGCAGCAGCGGACGCACGCGCTTCGCAAGCCACGCCCGGTAGGCCTTCGGGGCCGTCGTCGTCGCACCGGGGTAGAGCCCTCGATAGGAGGACACGAGTTCGGGATGCTGCTCGGCGAGCCACTGCAGGAACCACTGCTTCGCGCCTGGACGCAGATGGAGCGCGCCGTACACGACCCGCACCGCACCCGCTTCCTTGATCCGCGTGAGTGCGTGGTCGATCGCCGCGATGGAATCGGTGAGGTGGGGGATGATCGGCATCAGGAACACGGTGACGCGGAAGCCCGCCTCGGTCGCCGCCCGCACCGTCTCCAGGCGCGCGGTGGCGTTGGGGGTGCCGGGCTCGATGAGGTGCTGCAGTTCGTCGTCGAACACCGCGATCGACATCGCCAGCGTGACGTGCACGTCGGCTGCGGCATCCTTCAGCATCGGCAGGTCTCGCCGCAGCAGCGTGCCCTTCGTGAGGATCGAGAAGGGTGTTCCCGACTCGGTGAGAGCCGAGACGATGCCGGGCATCAGCTTGTAGCGACCTTCGGCACGCTGATACGGGTCGGTGTTCGTGCCCAGCATCACAGGATCGCGCTGCCAGCTGCCCCGCCGCAGTTCTTTCTGCAGCACCTCGGCGACGTTGACCTTGACGACGACCTGGGTGTCGAAGTCGCGCCCCGCGTCGAGCTCGAGATACTCGTGCGTCCCCCGGGCGAAACAGTTGTGGCTGATCACACCGTTTGCGATGAAATCGCCGGTCGAGGTCGTGATGTCGACCATGTCGATGGTCTCACCGAGATCCTCGATGGAGACGACGCGAAGCGGGGCGTCGGACTTGACGGCGGCTCCGACGAGATCCAGCTTGCGCGTGATCGCGGGTCGGGTGAGCTCGAAGAATCGTCGACGAGCGGGAAGACCCCCGAGGAGCCGGATATCCCGCACGCCGTTCGGCCGTGGCGGTTCCTCTACGAAGGCGAACTGAAAGCGGCGCAATGCGGCGCCGATCTCGGAGAGGATCCGCGCATCGGAGTTGGAGATTCGCAGCACGCCTTGACTGCAGCTCCCTTCCGCATCGAAGATCCCGGCGAGGAAGCCACGCGACCATTCAGCGCAGGCCGACTCCGGCCAGCCGATCAACTTGGTGATGGCGTCGAAGTCCGCTGCCCGAGAGGTGAAGATCGCGTTCATCTCGCGCCGGCGAACCGTCGCCGTGGTGAACATCCGCTGGGTGGTCTTCACGCCTGCGGCTTCCAGGAAATCGCGCGACCGATCAAGCGCCTCTTCATCGGCGAGCGCCAGCCGGAACCGGCTCGCCACAAAGGTGCCCCTGCCGGTCGACCGAGGGTACGTCTTTCTCAGCATCATCGCGTCGCCGCGAATCATCCCGCTGAGATACCCCTGGCGATAGGCGCTCGTCTCAGGGGGAGTCTCAACGACGCCCCCCATGCCGAAACCCATGAGCTTGTTGTTGGGTGTCAGGTAGGGGCGCTGCGGCGCTCCGGACGGCGCCGGGCGGACGTACTTCCACCCCCGTTCGGTCAAGAAGCGGTGGTCGCCGCTCGCGATCAGCTCGGTGCCATCGGCGAGACTCACACGGTAAGCGCGCTTGCGCGTGCCCCACTGTGCCGACACGGTGGCCCGCACGTAGCGGCGGTACGCTCCCTCGCGACGGGTGCCGATCACCTCATCACCGGCACGTATGTCGCCTATCCGCTGGCTCCGTCCGTCTGCCATGAGCACGACCGTGTCGGGATGCAGGCAATAAACACATGCATGACTGCATCCGCGATACGGGTTCACCGTCCAGTCGAAGGGCATGGCGGAGGCGCTCGGCACGTGGTTGAGCGCGGACTTGCAGAGCACCTCGTGGAACGTCACGCCGGCGAACTCGGGGGTCGTCACCGAGCGCACCAGACCGTTGAGCTGCTCGAGGCCGGGCAGGGCCGCGGCATCCGGCACACCCAGTTCCTGACCCTGCCAACGCATGCCTCCATGAGAACAAAGCTTCGAACTTAAGTCAAGGAGCGACTCACCTGAATAGAACATCGGCGGAGTGGACGGCGCCTCGCTGGCGGAAAGGCGCCGTCACGACCAGAATGGCAGGCGTGACGGAGCCAGGCGGGCTCGTTACCCCCCGAGCCGCCCCCGAGACTCGTCGTGCCGCCCGAGCGATGCGCGAGGAGGAGCATCGTCGCGCCCGCGCGACCGCGGCGGCCCGCGTCAGCCATCCGGTCCCGGCCCCCGCCCCCGACGCCGTGGTGGCGTTCGAGCGGTCGAGCGAGGACTTCGCGCCGAGCTCGCTGTCGGGCGCGGTGCCCTCGACGCTGCCCCCCGAACTCCGCCCGCCTGAGCCGGCACCTGTGCTCGCCGGCGCCCCGCCGCAGTCGATATCGGCCCCCGACGGGGCACCCGCATCGAGCGTGCAGCCGCGTTCCCGGCCCGCGCGTCAGCGCCGGCCGGTCATGAGCGAACGCCGGGCCGCCCGCGCGGCCGAGCTGCTCGCCGTCGACGAGACCGCGCTGCCGGTACAGCACGCCCGCCCGCGGCGGCTCACGCGGCGGCTCGCGGTCGTAGCGGGGCTCGCCACCGGCGCGGCCCTGTTGCTCGGGTCGGCGGCGATGACCGCGATGATGCTGCCTTCCCTGCCGCCGGAGGGCGCTGAGGCGTCCCTCTCCATCGCGGTCGAGCCGCGCCACGTCGATCAGCTCCCCGTGCCCCAGGTCGAGCAGTCGCCTCCCGCCGCCGACATCTGCGCACTGCCCGATGTCACGTCGGCGCTGCAGGGTGGCAACGACGAGGCCGCGATCGTGGCGGCCGGCGGCGGCGAGGCGTTCCGCGCGGCGGTCGTGGAAGGACGGGCCCCCTGCGTGGACCTGGGTGATGCCGCCCGCGTCTGGACCGTCGTCGACAAGATCCGCCCGCTGAACCCCATCGACTACCGCCCGAGCGGCCTCGTGCTCCCCGACGGGGTGCGCAACATCGAGGGCGGCGCGCTGCGTTCGGACGCGGCGTCCGCTCTCGCATCGCTCGTCGAGGGGGCGCGCGCGGCGGGTGTCGGCGAGATCGCGCTCGAAAGCGGGTTCCGCTCGTACCAGACGCAGCAGCAGACCTACGGGCGGCATTTCGCCG from Microbacterium sp. ProA8 includes these protein-coding regions:
- a CDS encoding DEAD/DEAH box helicase; the protein is MPKNKKPAGGRAAKNFEPRYGAKSSYQDRKRRPGESSAGQTGSRSAGHRGHRPEEADASPKRRWNAQERAGRGEARAIRTHAHDDRPARSQGDRPTRSYGERLARSQGDRPARSYDDRPRRDDRPARSYDDRPARSQGDRPARSYDDRPARSQGDRPARSYDDRPRRDDRPARSYEDRPRRDDRPARSQGDRPARSYDDRPRRDDRPARSQSVRPRRDGAASRSDWNAPARTAAYEAHVDVVHERLQAEAIQADNVAEATFGDLGLGENIVRALADLGAASPFPIQAATIPPILHGKDVLARGRTGSGKTIAFGAPLVESVLRSQAGQRREFARAPKALILAPTRELALQIDGTIQPIARSVGLFTTQIYGGVPQGRQAGALKRGVDIVIGTPGRIEDLVNQGKLDLSEIRIVVLDEADHMCELGFLEPVQRILRHTAKGSQKLLFSATLDREVAALVDEFLVKPAVYEVAGEDQDSGTIEHRVLVIEHREKAEILDSLVAREGKTLVFARTRAYAEMLADQFDDAGIRAVALHGDLNQAKRTRNLEKLTSGRVNVLVATDVAARGIHVDDIDLVVQADAPDEYKTYLHRSGRTGRAGRSGTVVTLITRQRRRRMGELLDRAEIDAPFEEVALGDDLLEELSGRQLSHVDR
- a CDS encoding glycosyl hydrolase family 18 protein; translation: MSIPRTPALSAAVIGALVAGLFAASPAVAAADEPTPTTTINGYRNVGYYGQWRATGEAQATIKRLFVDGPAGENLTHLNYSFGNIAGDEAALDAARAAGVQGLDDVEPYTCFISDTAAPGPGQTDTAGDADSDFAHAFPADQSVLGIADTKKQKLAGNFNQLSQLKRLHPDLKVNVSLGGWSWSKSFSKAVATPELRSGLAASCIDLYIRGNLPVIDGRGGPGAAAGIFDGFDLDWEWPGAPDWAQEVGNTVDPVNDKANFLAFVQELRAQLDVVEAETGRDYELSAFLPAGPTQIAAGGWNDPELFEYLDYANLQGYDLWGSWTPETGHQGNVYGDPAHNWGLGLDTVVASYVNAGVDASQLNLGLAAYGQGWRDAEPQPWTASGGGLGQITWDQLKLRDLEIHHERTADGRFNATWGYDAAAREFWSFDDEVAVAEKTAWALSQGLGGVDFWEVGNDVAGDLSSASADVLRAAVPGPVEGAELVVCEETADAAAAPWHAQTTYRGGELVHLDGRVFEAQWYAKGDEPGASARGPWSTLTACGTDPATVQDWYADRIYTQGDQVVYDGVTYTAQWWSRNDVPGAKHGPWRS
- a CDS encoding TetR/AcrR family transcriptional regulator, whose protein sequence is MTQAPVDRRRLRGDESRRAVLAHAVDTATVDGLDGLTIGRLADASGHSKSGIATLFGSKEQLQLAVVAAAREVFIDRVVAPARARTPRGLVRVCALLADWLAYSRDRVFSGGCFFAATSVEFDARPGSVRDAIVSASGEWEDYLTLSIEHAMAAGELPLLDDARQLTFEMVSFLEAANTRSLLYVSDEPYRRAEVALRARLSSLGADPALVASIGAALAD
- a CDS encoding alpha/beta fold hydrolase, translated to MNLALTAAGATIRGLGAVSPGWGATLAMPLFGSVAAPRPVQADEEATMWLARRRTVRIDGVQRRGVEVDTYEWGSGPRTVVLAHGWNGRASQFAALVRELVAAGYRVVAFDAPAHGSSAGRRTYLVDWLDTFSALQERHGAFDAMVGHSFGGLATLVGVAGGTDAARVVTIAAPADADLLLTQFQGMLRYSDAVSARMRERFASRYFPGQADPFAWLSSVRRPLPGGVPLLVIHDDGDRMVPYAEAGRIMSANPNARLLTTTALGHSRLLAADAVLDAVLEHLEASPSPEMTRTPKVAVDRLAPVPVAA
- a CDS encoding intein-containing Rv2578c family radical SAM protein, with product MRWQGQELGVPDAAALPGLEQLNGLVRSVTTPEFAGVTFHEVLCKSALNHVPSASAMPFDWTVNPYRGCSHACVYCLHPDTVVLMADGRSQRIGDIRAGDEVIGTRREGAYRRYVRATVSAQWGTRKRAYRVSLADGTELIASGDHRFLTERGWKYVRPAPSGAPQRPYLTPNNKLMGFGMGGVVETPPETSAYRQGYLSGMIRGDAMMLRKTYPRSTGRGTFVASRFRLALADEEALDRSRDFLEAAGVKTTQRMFTTATVRRREMNAIFTSRAADFDAITKLIGWPESACAEWSRGFLAGIFDAEGSCSQGVLRISNSDARILSEIGAALRRFQFAFVEEPPRPNGVRDIRLLGGLPARRRFFELTRPAITRKLDLVGAAVKSDAPLRVVSIEDLGETIDMVDITTSTGDFIANGVISHNCFARGTHEYLELDAGRDFDTQVVVKVNVAEVLQKELRRGSWQRDPVMLGTNTDPYQRAEGRYKLMPGIVSALTESGTPFSILTKGTLLRRDLPMLKDAAADVHVTLAMSIAVFDDELQHLIEPGTPNATARLETVRAATEAGFRVTVFLMPIIPHLTDSIAAIDHALTRIKEAGAVRVVYGALHLRPGAKQWFLQWLAEQHPELVSSYRGLYPGATTTAPKAYRAWLAKRVRPLLRVHGLDGSAEDESPRGAPVAGLADRADARSTPPIVTTSRGRAAATSLRAAAARLTPGEEASARLF
- a CDS encoding M15 family metallopeptidase yields the protein MREEEHRRARATAAARVSHPVPAPAPDAVVAFERSSEDFAPSSLSGAVPSTLPPELRPPEPAPVLAGAPPQSISAPDGAPASSVQPRSRPARQRRPVMSERRAARAAELLAVDETALPVQHARPRRLTRRLAVVAGLATGAALLLGSAAMTAMMLPSLPPEGAEASLSIAVEPRHVDQLPVPQVEQSPPAADICALPDVTSALQGGNDEAAIVAAGGGEAFRAAVVEGRAPCVDLGDAARVWTVVDKIRPLNPIDYRPSGLVLPDGVRNIEGGALRSDAASALASLVEGARAAGVGEIALESGFRSYQTQQQTYGRHFAERGDRADQVSARPGYSEHQLGLGADVVACAGACGSLDELARTAQGQWVAEHAWEHGWIVRYVEGATPVTGYNPEPWHLRYIGPELAKAYHDGGWTSLEEFFALDPAPGYLG